One candidate division WOR-3 bacterium genomic window, CGGGCACCGGTTTAGTTCCAGTACCGATACCGAGGTTCTGGTTCATTTGATAGAGAGTTTTTACCGGCGGAATATGCTCAGCGCGCTGCGCAAGACGGTGGCACGATTGAAGGGTGCCTATGGCCTGGTGGTGGTTTCCGCCGATGAACCAGACCGGCTCTATGCGGTGAAGATGGGCAGTCCGCTCTTAATCGGCAAGGGTAAGGATGAGTTTATTGTCGCTTCTGATGCGCCCGCTCTGGTCGGGATTGCGCGGCGGATGGTGGTGATGCAGGACGGTGAGATAGCGGTTGTGAAGCAATCGGGAGTGAAACTGTTTGATTTTGAGGGCAAGGAGGTAGTACGACAGTTTGTGCCGATTGAGTTGAAGGCGAAGGAGATTTCCAAGGGCCGGTATCCGCACTATATGCGCAAGGAGATTTTTGAGCAGCCCGAGGTGCTGGAGGCAAACATCAAGCGGCGGTTTCGGGAGGATGGGGTTGTGCTCGACCCGGAGTTTTTGCTCTACCCGGACTACATTGAGCGCATCGGTAGGATTGTGATTCAGGCGTGTGGCACTTCCTACCATGCGGGTCTGGTCGGGCGCTACTACTTTGAGAAGTTGAGCCGGATTCCGGTTTCGGTGGAGATAAGTTCTGAGTTGCGGACCGCGGATTTTATTTTTGAGAATGAGTCGCTGATGGTGGCAATCAGCCAGTCCGGTGAGACCGCGGATACGATTGCGGCGTTGCGTGATGCCCAGCGCCGGGGGGTGAAGACGCTGGGGGTGCTCAATGTACCCCGTTCATCAATCGCCCGTGAGGCGGATTCGGTTGTTCATATCCATGCCGGTCCGGAGATTGGTGTTGCATCAACCAAGGCTTACACCGCCCAGATTTTGACCCTGCTTGTTCTCGCGCTCTACTTTGGCAGGGTGCGCAAGGTGATAACCGATGAGCAACTTTGCCAGGTGCGGGAAGAGGTCGGGCAACTGCCCGAGAAGTTGAAAAAGATTCTGGAACTGGACCGGCGGATAAGGGAGATTGCCACCCGGCTGGCGTTTGCCCACGACTTTATCTTTCTGGGACGGGGGATAAACTATCCGAGTGCGCTGGAAGGCGCCCTGAAGTTGAAGGAGATTTCTTATGTCCATGCGACCGGTTATCCAGCCGGCGAGATGAAGCATGGGCCAATTTCGCTCATCAACGAGCAGGTGCCGGTGATTGGTATTGCGCTGCGCGATTCGGTTTACGACAAGATGATTTCCAACCTTGCCGAGGCAAAGGCGCGGCGGGGCAGGATAATTGCGATTGGCACCGAAGGCGATGAGGCGCTGGAAGAGATTGCCGAAGCGGTGCTTTATCTCCCGCCCGTGCCCGAGTATCTGTCACCGATTGCGGTGGCACCACCGCTGCAACTCCTTGCCTATCACATTGCGGTTTTGCGGGGCTGTGATGTTGACAAGCCGCGCAATCTGGCAAAGTCGGTTACCGTGGAGTAAAGGGACAA contains:
- the glmS gene encoding glutamine--fructose-6-phosphate transaminase (isomerizing), producing MCGIVGYIGPRNVVNVVMIGLERLEYRGYDSCGIAVVDGGIKIRKTAGRLQRLKEILEKSPVAGRLGIGHTRWATHGAVTDENAHPFVDCQGKIALVHNGIIENYRELRKELMDAGHRFSSSTDTEVLVHLIESFYRRNMLSALRKTVARLKGAYGLVVVSADEPDRLYAVKMGSPLLIGKGKDEFIVASDAPALVGIARRMVVMQDGEIAVVKQSGVKLFDFEGKEVVRQFVPIELKAKEISKGRYPHYMRKEIFEQPEVLEANIKRRFREDGVVLDPEFLLYPDYIERIGRIVIQACGTSYHAGLVGRYYFEKLSRIPVSVEISSELRTADFIFENESLMVAISQSGETADTIAALRDAQRRGVKTLGVLNVPRSSIAREADSVVHIHAGPEIGVASTKAYTAQILTLLVLALYFGRVRKVITDEQLCQVREEVGQLPEKLKKILELDRRIREIATRLAFAHDFIFLGRGINYPSALEGALKLKEISYVHATGYPAGEMKHGPISLINEQVPVIGIALRDSVYDKMISNLAEAKARRGRIIAIGTEGDEALEEIAEAVLYLPPVPEYLSPIAVAPPLQLLAYHIAVLRGCDVDKPRNLAKSVTVE